A window of Pirellulales bacterium contains these coding sequences:
- a CDS encoding UvrB/UvrC motif-containing protein, giving the protein MKCQRCDKPATFHITELTGGKPQELHLCEQHARAYLTESEQEQPGGQSLAGALAQQLAVGQTAEELARLDQQACPICGITFFEFRKEGRLGCPHDYVCFQKELEPLILNIHGELQHVGKRPQRSPANTDRQTDLIRLRREMKEAITGEDYERASKLRDEIRQIEQSS; this is encoded by the coding sequence ATGAAGTGCCAGCGCTGCGACAAACCGGCGACCTTTCACATCACCGAATTGACCGGTGGCAAGCCGCAGGAATTGCACCTCTGCGAGCAACACGCCCGGGCCTATCTGACCGAGTCGGAACAGGAACAACCTGGCGGCCAGAGCTTGGCCGGTGCGCTGGCTCAGCAATTGGCCGTCGGCCAGACGGCGGAGGAGCTAGCCCGATTAGACCAGCAGGCCTGTCCGATCTGCGGCATCACGTTCTTCGAGTTCCGCAAAGAGGGGCGATTAGGCTGCCCGCACGACTATGTCTGCTTCCAGAAGGAACTGGAGCCGTTGATTCTGAACATTCACGGCGAATTGCAGCATGTCGGCAAGCGGCCCCAACGGTCGCCGGCGAATACCGATCGCCAGACCGATCTGATCCGCCTGCGACGCGAAATGAAAGAAGCAATCACCGGCGAAGACTACGAGCGCGCGTCGAAATTGCGGGACGAAATTCGGCAGATCGAGCAATCTTCCTGA
- the trpE gene encoding anthranilate synthase component I, which produces MGHYPDFDTFCRLSAEVHLVPVYRRLLSDMLTPVTALRRVDSGRCACLFESVVGGERVGRYSFVAAGPFLEFEARGNEVTVTTLAAGTPRTERFTSADPLEELKRQVGRWRSATLPDLPPFCSGAVGYAGYDAVRYVENLPNAPEDDRHLPDLAFAFFDHMLVFDNITKTMTVVAMARLADGPRSRAELQIAYDEACGRVDALVEQMATPGFDPRPVDIVTGGEPRVKYESNFTQAGFEAAVERCLEYIRAGDIFQVVLSQRLKTKITAPPFEIYRTLRIVNPSPFMFYLRMPQVTLVGSSPEILVRVMHGEVTVRPLAGTRPRGATDEEDRRLADELLADPKERAEHVMLVDLGRNDVGRVARYGSVELSDVMTVERYSHVMHITSNVTGQLAPGRDAFDALRACLPAGTVSGAPKVRAMQIIDEFEPHRRGPYAGAVGYFDFAGNMDTCIALRTMVVQNGYAYVQAGAGLVADSVPTAEYQETLNKARGLLKAIEITEERMQGQKK; this is translated from the coding sequence ATGGGACACTACCCCGACTTCGACACGTTCTGTCGCCTCTCTGCGGAGGTGCATCTGGTGCCGGTCTACCGCCGGCTGCTGAGTGACATGTTAACGCCCGTGACCGCGCTGCGGCGAGTCGATTCAGGACGTTGCGCATGCCTGTTCGAGAGCGTTGTCGGCGGCGAACGGGTGGGCCGGTATAGCTTTGTCGCGGCCGGGCCCTTTCTCGAATTCGAAGCGCGCGGCAACGAGGTGACTGTGACCACCCTTGCAGCGGGCACCCCGCGTACCGAACGATTCACTTCGGCCGACCCCCTGGAAGAATTGAAGCGGCAGGTCGGCCGCTGGCGATCCGCCACGCTGCCCGATCTCCCGCCGTTTTGCAGCGGCGCCGTGGGCTATGCCGGCTACGACGCCGTGCGGTATGTCGAGAATCTGCCCAACGCGCCCGAGGACGATCGCCATCTGCCCGACCTGGCGTTTGCCTTCTTCGATCACATGCTGGTCTTCGACAATATTACGAAGACGATGACGGTAGTGGCCATGGCGCGACTGGCCGACGGCCCGCGCAGCCGCGCGGAGCTACAAATCGCCTACGACGAGGCTTGCGGTCGCGTCGATGCCTTGGTCGAGCAAATGGCGACGCCCGGCTTCGACCCGCGCCCGGTGGATATCGTCACCGGCGGCGAACCGCGGGTGAAGTACGAATCGAATTTCACCCAGGCCGGCTTCGAGGCGGCCGTCGAACGCTGCCTGGAGTACATTCGAGCCGGCGACATTTTTCAGGTCGTCCTTAGCCAGCGGCTGAAAACCAAGATCACCGCCCCGCCGTTCGAAATCTATCGCACGCTGCGGATCGTGAACCCCAGCCCTTTCATGTTTTACCTGCGGATGCCGCAGGTGACGTTGGTCGGCAGCTCGCCCGAGATCCTGGTACGCGTGATGCACGGCGAGGTCACCGTCCGTCCGCTGGCCGGCACCCGGCCGCGTGGCGCCACCGATGAAGAAGACCGCCGCCTGGCCGACGAGCTGCTGGCCGATCCCAAGGAACGTGCCGAGCACGTCATGCTGGTTGACCTGGGACGCAACGACGTAGGGCGTGTGGCCCGTTATGGATCCGTGGAACTCTCGGACGTCATGACCGTCGAGCGGTACAGTCACGTCATGCACATCACTTCCAACGTCACCGGCCAGTTGGCGCCGGGCCGTGACGCCTTCGATGCTCTGCGAGCCTGTTTGCCGGCCGGTACCGTCTCGGGCGCGCCCAAGGTGCGTGCCATGCAGATCATCGACGAGTTCGAGCCGCACCGCCGCGGGCCCTACGCCGGCGCCGTCGGCTATTTCGACTTCGCTGGCAACATGGACACCTGCATTGCGCTGCGGACGATGGTCGTGCAGAACGGCTACGCCTATGTTCAGGCCGGGGCCGGGCTGGTGGCCGACAGCGTGCCTACGGCCGAATACCAGGAAACGCTCAACAAAGCCCGCGGCCTGCTCAAGGCGATCGAGATCACGGAAGAAAGAATGCAGGGACAGAAGAAATGA
- a CDS encoding SRPBCC family protein, giving the protein MSEPVPIDIRVTHRYTATAEQVFSAWLDPAQLGRWMFGRNLRDETVVRMEVDARVGGSFSFVVLRGGQEIDHVGNYLQIEPSHHLEFTWGIRANLPESSRVTIDIAPLSTGCELVLVHTIDPKWADFAASIEQSWTSMLTALASVID; this is encoded by the coding sequence ATGAGCGAACCTGTCCCGATCGACATCCGCGTCACGCACCGCTACACGGCCACGGCCGAGCAGGTTTTTTCGGCCTGGCTCGACCCGGCCCAGTTGGGTCGCTGGATGTTCGGGCGTAACCTGCGTGACGAAACTGTCGTACGGATGGAGGTCGACGCCCGGGTAGGAGGCTCGTTCTCGTTCGTCGTATTGCGCGGCGGCCAGGAAATCGACCACGTGGGCAACTATCTGCAGATCGAGCCATCGCATCACCTGGAGTTCACCTGGGGCATTCGCGCCAACTTGCCGGAGAGCAGCCGGGTGACAATCGATATCGCGCCGCTGTCGACCGGTTGCGAGTTGGTGCTCGTCCACACGATCGATCCGAAGTGGGCTGACTTTGCAGCCAGCATCGAACAGAGCTGGACCTCGATGCTGACCGCGCTCGCCAGCGTGATCGACTAG
- the lon gene encoding endopeptidase La, translating into MSEGPRSTLSPVLPVKSSVLFPHLLLPLAVGRPGSVAAVEAALVTEDKTLVVVAQKDIAIDDPGINDLYRVGTLAAIKKMDRAEHGYQIIVQGIARIELLEAVETKPFLKARVQPLAEPTGEGTEVEALARAMLDQAAAVHALLQPDAPFTVEQMFAQVKDPLHQAYLLASMLNLDLSKSQALLETSSRADALRQIHEHLTHELQVLELRQKIASQAQSELSREQKEYLLRQQLRAIQEELGERSPEQADAAELRRRFEEATLPENVRKEAGRELSRLERLPTAAPDYQLTRSYLELLLELPWQATTEDVLDLALARRVLDEDHYDLKEIKERIVEQLAVLKLNPNAKAPILCFVGPPGVGKTSLGKSIARALGRKFERMSLGGLHDEAELRGHRRTYIGAMPGRIIQALRRSGVKNPLIMLDEVDKLGSDFRGDPASALLEILDPAQNFEFHDNYLDLPFDLSKVLFVATANTLDRIPQPLLDRMELLRLAGYTAEEKAQIARQYLIPRQLTEAGLTSEQLLISDDTLARLIRRYTREAGVRELERTLGRLARKVAVRFADGNTQPVAPAPQDLADLLGPERFTLEEMRRQLPPGVAAGMAWTEAGGEVLYVEAVLLPEGRGLMLTGQLGEVMQESAKTAQSYIWSKAAELGIDRDTIRQSGVHIHVPAGAIRKDGPSAGVTMATALASLYSGIAPRSDTAMTGEISLTGLVLPVGGIKEKVLAATRAGMRRVILPRENGKDLSDLPENVRKELEVILADRIEDVLAAAVPELAERAGAAAR; encoded by the coding sequence ATGTCCGAGGGCCCGCGTTCGACCCTGTCGCCCGTCCTGCCGGTGAAGAGCAGCGTCCTGTTTCCGCATTTGTTGTTGCCATTGGCCGTGGGACGGCCTGGCTCGGTCGCCGCGGTCGAGGCAGCCTTGGTGACCGAGGACAAAACCTTGGTCGTGGTCGCGCAGAAAGATATCGCCATCGACGATCCTGGGATCAACGATCTGTATCGCGTGGGTACCCTGGCGGCCATCAAGAAAATGGACCGTGCCGAGCATGGCTATCAAATCATCGTGCAGGGGATTGCCCGGATCGAGTTGCTCGAGGCCGTCGAGACGAAGCCGTTTCTCAAGGCCCGCGTGCAGCCGCTGGCCGAGCCGACGGGCGAAGGGACCGAGGTCGAAGCTCTGGCCCGGGCCATGCTCGACCAGGCCGCCGCGGTGCATGCGCTGTTGCAACCGGACGCGCCGTTCACGGTCGAACAGATGTTCGCCCAGGTGAAGGATCCGCTCCATCAAGCCTATCTGTTGGCTTCGATGTTGAATCTGGATTTGTCCAAATCCCAAGCTCTGTTGGAAACCAGCAGCCGGGCCGATGCGCTGCGGCAGATTCACGAGCATCTTACGCACGAGCTGCAAGTGCTCGAGCTGCGGCAGAAAATCGCCAGCCAGGCGCAATCCGAATTGAGCCGCGAGCAAAAAGAGTATCTGCTGCGCCAGCAGCTGCGCGCCATTCAGGAAGAGTTGGGCGAGCGCAGCCCCGAGCAGGCCGACGCCGCCGAGCTGCGCCGCCGCTTCGAGGAAGCGACGCTCCCCGAAAACGTCCGCAAAGAAGCCGGCCGCGAGCTATCGCGTCTGGAACGCCTCCCCACGGCGGCGCCAGACTATCAACTGACCCGCTCGTACCTGGAGTTGTTGCTCGAGTTGCCCTGGCAGGCGACGACCGAGGATGTGTTGGATTTGGCACTGGCGCGCCGCGTGCTCGACGAAGATCATTACGATCTCAAAGAGATCAAGGAGCGAATCGTCGAGCAGTTGGCCGTGCTCAAGCTGAATCCGAACGCCAAGGCGCCGATCCTGTGCTTCGTCGGGCCGCCGGGGGTTGGCAAAACATCGCTCGGCAAATCGATCGCCCGGGCTTTGGGGCGCAAGTTCGAGCGCATGAGCCTGGGTGGCCTGCACGACGAGGCGGAACTGCGCGGTCATCGTCGCACGTATATCGGCGCCATGCCCGGCCGCATCATCCAGGCGTTGCGTCGCTCAGGCGTGAAGAACCCCCTAATCATGCTCGACGAGGTCGACAAGCTGGGAAGCGACTTCCGCGGCGACCCGGCCTCGGCCTTGCTCGAAATCCTCGACCCGGCGCAAAACTTCGAGTTCCACGACAACTATCTCGACCTGCCATTCGATCTCTCCAAGGTATTGTTCGTAGCCACGGCCAACACGCTGGATCGGATTCCGCAGCCACTGTTGGATCGCATGGAGCTGTTGCGGTTGGCCGGCTACACGGCAGAAGAGAAAGCCCAGATCGCACGCCAGTATCTTATTCCCCGACAGTTGACCGAGGCCGGACTGACCTCCGAGCAACTGTTGATTTCCGACGACACGCTGGCCCGGCTGATTCGCCGCTACACGCGCGAGGCAGGCGTGCGCGAGTTGGAACGGACATTGGGCCGGCTCGCCCGCAAAGTGGCCGTGCGGTTTGCCGATGGCAACACGCAGCCCGTCGCCCCGGCTCCGCAGGATCTGGCAGACTTGCTGGGGCCCGAACGATTTACGCTGGAAGAGATGCGCCGGCAATTGCCCCCTGGCGTGGCGGCCGGCATGGCCTGGACCGAAGCCGGCGGCGAGGTGCTGTATGTCGAAGCAGTGCTATTACCCGAGGGGCGCGGGCTTATGCTCACCGGCCAATTGGGCGAAGTGATGCAAGAGTCGGCCAAGACGGCGCAAAGCTACATCTGGTCGAAGGCGGCCGAACTGGGGATCGATCGCGACACGATCCGCCAGTCAGGCGTGCATATTCACGTCCCTGCGGGCGCCATCCGCAAGGACGGCCCTTCGGCCGGCGTAACCATGGCCACGGCATTGGCCAGTCTCTACAGCGGCATCGCCCCTCGCAGTGATACCGCCATGACAGGTGAAATCAGCCTCACGGGCCTGGTGCTGCCGGTGGGGGGCATCAAAGAAAAGGTTCTAGCGGCCACCCGCGCCGGTATGCGCCGCGTGATCCTACCGCGCGAAAACGGCAAAGACCTGAGCGACCTGCCGGAGAACGTTCGCAAAGAACTGGAAGTAATCCTGGCGGATCGAATCGAAGACGTGTTGGCCGCGGCAGTGCCGGAGTTGGCGGAGCGGGCGGGTGCGGCGGCGCGGTAG
- a CDS encoding Hsp20/alpha crystallin family protein codes for MADPFERLRQSLFLGNAPSYQATAWQPRCDVYRSRRGWLLKFELAGVRPEDIELSVVGRRLLLRGVRRDWNVEEGGDWYSMEISYNRFERAVDLPDDVEHTDISSEFRDGMLLVCLKTEGAS; via the coding sequence ATGGCAGATCCATTCGAACGACTGAGGCAAAGCCTGTTTCTCGGAAACGCGCCCAGCTACCAGGCGACAGCGTGGCAGCCGCGCTGCGATGTCTACCGCTCGCGGCGCGGATGGCTGTTAAAATTCGAGCTTGCCGGCGTTCGCCCCGAGGACATCGAGCTTTCGGTCGTGGGCCGGCGCTTGCTGCTGCGGGGGGTACGCCGCGACTGGAACGTGGAAGAAGGGGGCGACTGGTACTCGATGGAGATTTCGTATAACCGCTTCGAACGGGCCGTCGACTTGCCGGATGACGTCGAGCACACGGATATCAGCAGCGAATTTCGCGACGGTATGCTGCTCGTCTGCCTGAAGACGGAAGGAGCCAGTTGA
- a CDS encoding PRC-barrel domain-containing protein, whose translation MLRSTAELAGLAIHATDGNIGTLTNVYFDDVQWCARYFVVDTGHWLPGRLVLVSPAAVKSVDLEGRTLNVQLTKEQVEKSPGIESHEPVSRQHEQRVAKYYGWPVYWPAEGALGPDADDQITGDAHLRSASEVQGYYVHAKDGDLGHVADFLIDDALWEIRYLAVDTRKWLPGKKVLVDPRATESVDWAKSTVHIRLTKDELEHSPTYDASGTSEAADKAHLEQFKRWPTYWY comes from the coding sequence ATGCTGCGAAGCACCGCGGAGCTAGCCGGGTTGGCGATACATGCAACGGATGGCAATATCGGCACGCTGACGAACGTTTATTTTGACGATGTCCAGTGGTGCGCGCGGTATTTCGTGGTCGACACCGGGCACTGGCTGCCGGGTCGCCTGGTATTGGTCTCGCCGGCCGCGGTTAAGAGCGTCGATTTAGAAGGGCGCACGCTGAACGTGCAACTAACAAAAGAACAGGTCGAGAAAAGCCCTGGCATCGAATCGCACGAGCCGGTTTCGCGACAGCACGAACAGCGTGTGGCAAAATACTATGGATGGCCAGTTTATTGGCCGGCCGAGGGGGCGCTGGGGCCCGACGCCGACGATCAAATCACAGGGGACGCCCACCTGCGCAGCGCCAGCGAAGTGCAAGGCTATTACGTCCACGCCAAAGATGGCGACCTGGGGCACGTGGCCGACTTTCTGATCGACGACGCGCTATGGGAGATCCGCTACCTGGCCGTCGATACCCGCAAGTGGCTGCCGGGCAAAAAGGTGCTCGTCGACCCTCGGGCGACCGAAAGTGTCGATTGGGCCAAATCCACCGTACATATCCGGTTGACGAAGGACGAACTCGAACACAGCCCAACGTATGATGCCTCCGGCACCAGCGAGGCCGCGGACAAGGCTCATCTCGAGCAGTTCAAACGCTGGCCCACCTACTGGTATTAA
- a CDS encoding aminotransferase class V-fold PLP-dependent enzyme: MNDRWNELRQAMPVAKEWAYFDHAAVAPLSEPAHLAITQWAQDMTDNGDTYWLKWAAQLEDIRRRGAALIGADSAEIGLVRNTTEGINLVAEGFPWREGDNLVTLADEFPSNQYPWMNLASRGVECRRVATHDGRVELDDIERACDARTRLLAVSWVNYAHGWRNDLDALAELAHGRDVLLFVDAIQALGVFPLDVRRTQVDFLAADGHKWLLGPEGAGLFYLRREHLDLLRPVGLGWNSVRQGNDYTRIELNVKPTAARYEGGSYNMAGLLGLGASLELLGRHSTDDMAARLLAITDDACERLSRAGAKLCSHREPDRASGIVAFELPGRDSLATKKQLLAKNVVVSCRAGRLRISPHAYTNGEDLDRLIAGLNDIGRT, encoded by the coding sequence ATGAACGATCGCTGGAACGAGCTGCGCCAGGCAATGCCTGTTGCCAAGGAGTGGGCCTATTTCGATCATGCAGCCGTCGCTCCCTTGAGCGAACCCGCCCACCTGGCCATCACGCAGTGGGCTCAGGACATGACCGACAACGGCGATACGTATTGGCTTAAATGGGCGGCACAATTGGAAGATATCCGCCGCCGAGGGGCGGCACTTATCGGAGCAGACTCGGCCGAGATAGGGTTGGTGCGCAATACGACTGAAGGCATCAACCTGGTGGCCGAAGGTTTTCCCTGGCGCGAGGGAGATAACCTGGTCACTCTGGCAGATGAATTTCCGTCCAACCAATATCCCTGGATGAACCTCGCCAGCCGCGGTGTCGAGTGCCGGCGCGTGGCAACGCACGACGGACGCGTCGAGCTTGACGATATCGAACGCGCTTGCGACGCGCGAACCCGACTGCTGGCGGTTAGTTGGGTCAATTATGCCCATGGCTGGCGCAACGACCTCGATGCACTGGCCGAGCTTGCGCACGGCCGCGACGTCTTGCTCTTTGTCGATGCGATTCAAGCACTCGGCGTCTTTCCGCTTGACGTGCGCCGCACGCAGGTCGATTTCCTGGCGGCCGATGGTCACAAGTGGTTGCTGGGGCCCGAGGGGGCTGGGCTGTTCTATCTGCGGCGCGAGCATCTCGATCTGCTGCGTCCCGTGGGGCTGGGCTGGAACAGTGTCCGGCAGGGCAACGATTACACGCGCATCGAACTGAATGTAAAGCCTACGGCCGCGCGCTATGAAGGGGGCAGCTACAACATGGCTGGCTTGCTGGGGCTGGGCGCCAGCCTGGAGTTGCTCGGCCGCCACTCGACGGACGATATGGCGGCACGCCTGCTAGCGATTACCGACGACGCTTGCGAACGCCTCTCGCGCGCAGGGGCCAAGCTGTGCAGCCACCGCGAACCCGATCGCGCCAGTGGTATCGTGGCCTTTGAATTGCCGGGCCGAGATTCGCTGGCGACGAAAAAGCAATTGCTCGCCAAAAATGTCGTCGTTAGCTGCCGTGCCGGGCGGCTCCGCATCAGCCCCCACGCCTATACCAACGGTGAAGACCTCGACCGCCTGATCGCGGGCCTCAACGACATCGGTCGCACCTAG
- a CDS encoding sigma-70 family RNA polymerase sigma factor — protein sequence MLDTGFTTASVPLVADRELLTRFVESRDQQSFCALVERHGPLVWQVCSRLTRQRHDAEDAFQATFLTFTEKADRIRQANSVGSWLYGAAFRISMRLRRRYLRRRECALEREVVVDCERSATIADVYETEILYDELNHLPPKYRDPLVMRYLLEQSSAQICRALELSPTALKGRLQRARRELRARLKMRGVDRMPVAGLALEAIQSEQLPAALLAHVCQGTDIATAMHAVNVNSPASVSKIARPEIRRMINMIEVVSIAGCAAALAWGFPTRTTVSSALEDRVATVGLPVDATSVAAAQLPLPTAKEPAAGGNEPTVLAYGDGAPDGKKSIAGAGEMIRFAAPADNMLLTGIELHGARYGRPQAPTEDFKIYVLADDRKQILHTELAPYARFERGEAKWVELKFNKPVEVARSFWIVADFNAEATKGIYVSYDTSTGGEHSLVGLPSKDAKKPTFGGDWMIRAAVTQSAKSEQ from the coding sequence ATGTTAGATACCGGCTTTACAACCGCCAGTGTCCCGCTTGTTGCAGACCGTGAACTGTTGACGCGTTTTGTCGAATCACGGGACCAGCAATCGTTCTGCGCGCTCGTCGAGAGACACGGTCCGCTGGTTTGGCAGGTCTGTTCGCGCCTGACGCGACAGCGACACGATGCTGAGGACGCCTTTCAAGCAACGTTTTTGACGTTTACGGAAAAGGCGGATCGGATTCGCCAGGCAAATTCCGTGGGGAGCTGGCTCTACGGTGCCGCGTTCCGAATCAGCATGCGTTTGCGGCGACGATATTTGCGCCGCCGCGAGTGCGCGCTCGAGCGCGAGGTCGTTGTTGATTGCGAACGCTCGGCCACCATTGCCGACGTGTATGAAACCGAGATTTTATACGACGAATTGAACCACCTACCGCCCAAGTATCGCGATCCGCTTGTAATGCGTTACCTGTTAGAGCAGTCCTCTGCGCAGATCTGCAGGGCGCTTGAGCTGAGTCCAACTGCGCTCAAGGGACGCTTGCAAAGGGCCCGACGTGAATTGCGAGCGCGGTTAAAGATGCGTGGCGTAGACCGCATGCCCGTGGCGGGCCTGGCCCTGGAAGCGATTCAGAGTGAGCAATTGCCCGCTGCGCTTCTGGCCCATGTCTGTCAAGGGACCGATATAGCGACCGCGATGCATGCGGTAAACGTGAATTCGCCTGCCAGCGTTAGCAAGATTGCCAGACCGGAGATCCGACGCATGATAAACATGATCGAAGTTGTATCGATTGCCGGCTGCGCAGCCGCGCTGGCATGGGGTTTCCCCACACGAACAACGGTGTCCTCGGCGCTGGAAGACCGTGTTGCCACGGTAGGATTGCCCGTTGATGCCACATCAGTGGCCGCGGCCCAGCTGCCGCTTCCAACAGCCAAGGAACCGGCAGCCGGCGGTAATGAACCGACCGTACTCGCCTATGGTGACGGAGCACCGGACGGCAAAAAGAGCATTGCCGGCGCTGGGGAAATGATTCGCTTCGCCGCCCCGGCGGACAATATGCTGCTGACAGGCATCGAACTACACGGCGCACGCTATGGCCGTCCCCAGGCACCGACGGAGGACTTCAAGATTTATGTCCTGGCCGATGACCGAAAGCAAATTCTACATACGGAACTGGCTCCGTATGCACGGTTCGAGCGCGGCGAGGCCAAATGGGTGGAATTGAAGTTCAACAAACCCGTCGAGGTGGCACGGTCGTTCTGGATCGTCGCCGATTTCAACGCCGAGGCCACCAAGGGGATCTACGTCAGTTACGACACTAGCACTGGCGGCGAGCATTCGCTCGTGGGCTTGCCGAGTAAAGACGCCAAGAAACCAACGTTTGGTGGGGATTGGATGATCCGGGCCGCGGTCACCCAATCAGCAAAGTCGGAGCAGTAA
- a CDS encoding dihydroorotate dehydrogenase electron transfer subunit, which produces MGLTDATCFADHAVSRTVVVRENVRLARDTFRVRFDCPEIAQRIVPGQFLMMRLAGCNDPLLGRPLALYDTVVDAYGAPTGLDVVYLVVGKFTSRLAQAVPGQKLDTWGPLGNGFAPRATDHLMMVAGGIGQTPFMALAREYLGKRVFGTVPRAAAAKQVTLCYGARSQEYLAGVADFASLGVRVLTSTDDGSTGHHGLVTDLLRQEINGPTPPSHIVCCGPEPMMHAVAKIAAVATIPCEVSLESPMACGIGICFSCVAKVRDEAGNWDYRRTCVEGPVFDAATIEF; this is translated from the coding sequence ATGGGCCTCACGGATGCGACCTGCTTTGCCGACCATGCTGTCTCGCGCACGGTCGTGGTACGTGAGAATGTGCGGCTCGCCCGCGACACGTTTCGCGTGCGGTTCGACTGTCCTGAAATCGCCCAACGCATCGTGCCGGGCCAGTTTCTGATGATGCGCCTGGCAGGCTGCAACGATCCGCTGCTGGGGCGACCGCTGGCGCTGTACGACACCGTGGTTGATGCCTATGGCGCACCAACGGGACTCGACGTCGTTTACCTCGTTGTGGGCAAGTTCACTTCTCGGTTAGCACAAGCCGTACCTGGGCAGAAACTGGATACCTGGGGCCCGCTGGGAAATGGCTTTGCCCCGCGCGCGACCGATCACCTGATGATGGTGGCGGGCGGCATTGGACAGACGCCCTTTATGGCATTGGCGCGAGAGTATCTGGGGAAGCGCGTGTTCGGCACCGTGCCGCGTGCCGCGGCCGCAAAACAGGTCACGCTATGCTATGGGGCGCGCAGCCAAGAATACCTGGCCGGGGTGGCCGACTTCGCCTCACTCGGAGTCCGCGTGCTCACCAGCACCGATGACGGTTCGACCGGGCATCATGGTCTGGTGACCGACCTGTTGCGTCAAGAGATCAATGGCCCCACGCCGCCATCGCATATCGTCTGTTGCGGGCCCGAGCCGATGATGCACGCCGTGGCGAAAATCGCCGCCGTAGCGACCATCCCTTGCGAAGTCTCGCTCGAATCACCGATGGCTTGCGGCATCGGTATCTGCTTTAGCTGCGTCGCCAAAGTGCGCGACGAGGCCGGCAATTGGGACTACCGCCGTACCTGCGTGGAAGGCCCCGTCTTCGACGCCGCCACGATCGAATTCTGA
- a CDS encoding pseudouridine synthase has translation MKRVRAPQKDRSPASPRKRAERKGADASRKPEGEAPGGAVRLQKFMARAGVGSRRQCEELITSGRVEIDGKTVVELGTKVAPHARVSVDGTALAGTRLAYFIVNKPQGVVSTNFDPSGRPRVIDLLPHVSERLFAVGRLDMSSEGLILLTNDGELANRLAHPRYEVEKTYHVLVAGTPDLEVLATLRRGVYLAEGVARVTGARVKKTLKQSALLEIVLSEGKNREIRRVLAKVGHKVLRLKRIAIGNVRLGELAAGESRRLTSDEVKGLRDHRRNRLARASKPSTKGPAPSRPRPATDAAPVEQKPPVAKERAREVERPLPQSVRQGTVIGETPVAKLPIGKIALGRKPSDGSRSDRAPSERPSTGRTRTDRGRVEKVKSRDGATPAVGKRPPRGGVAESGHKKPPREGRSGSKPAGTIVRHKRKGRRG, from the coding sequence ATGAAGCGAGTTCGCGCCCCCCAAAAAGATCGCTCCCCTGCAAGCCCGCGCAAACGGGCAGAGCGGAAAGGGGCTGATGCGTCCCGCAAACCAGAGGGCGAGGCGCCCGGCGGCGCAGTGCGGTTGCAAAAATTCATGGCTCGTGCAGGGGTTGGCAGCCGCCGACAGTGCGAAGAGTTGATCACCAGTGGACGCGTCGAGATCGACGGCAAGACCGTCGTCGAACTTGGCACCAAAGTTGCGCCACATGCGCGCGTTTCAGTCGACGGCACGGCGCTTGCGGGCACACGATTGGCGTACTTCATCGTCAACAAGCCGCAGGGCGTTGTGTCGACCAACTTCGATCCATCAGGTCGGCCACGGGTGATCGATCTGTTGCCCCACGTCAGCGAGCGGCTATTTGCCGTTGGGCGGCTCGATATGTCGAGCGAGGGGCTGATATTGCTCACCAACGATGGCGAATTGGCCAATCGGCTGGCTCATCCGCGCTACGAAGTCGAGAAGACGTATCACGTGCTGGTGGCCGGCACGCCCGACTTGGAAGTCCTCGCCACGCTGCGCCGCGGAGTCTATCTGGCCGAAGGAGTGGCTCGCGTCACGGGCGCCCGCGTCAAGAAGACTTTGAAGCAAAGCGCATTGCTCGAAATCGTGCTCAGCGAAGGCAAGAACCGCGAGATCCGCCGCGTGTTGGCCAAGGTTGGGCACAAGGTGCTGCGGCTCAAACGCATCGCGATCGGCAATGTCCGCCTGGGCGAACTAGCTGCAGGCGAAAGCCGACGTTTGACATCTGACGAAGTGAAGGGGCTGCGCGATCATCGACGCAACCGTCTGGCCCGCGCTAGCAAGCCGTCTACGAAAGGGCCCGCACCAAGTCGGCCGCGGCCGGCCACGGACGCGGCGCCAGTGGAACAAAAGCCGCCGGTCGCCAAAGAGCGTGCCCGCGAGGTCGAAAGGCCGTTGCCGCAATCGGTTCGCCAAGGAACCGTCATTGGCGAGACGCCGGTTGCAAAGCTGCCGATCGGCAAGATAGCGCTCGGAAGAAAACCGTCGGACGGCTCCCGAAGCGATCGGGCGCCCTCTGAGAGGCCATCGACGGGCAGAACGCGCACGGATCGAGGGCGAGTCGAAAAAGTAAAATCTCGCGACGGCGCAACGCCCGCCGTCGGCAAAAGGCCGCCGCGCGGAGGTGTTGCAGAATCGGGCCATAAGAAGCCCCCGCGCGAAGGGCGGAGCGGCAGCAAGCCTGCCGGCACGATCGTCCGGCACAAGCGCAAAGGACGCCGCGGCTGA